A section of the Spirosoma pollinicola genome encodes:
- a CDS encoding PDDEXK family nuclease: protein MVAEKKRRSSTRTIPSALIYEMWAGQPVYYRGYREVLAGKKTLEEIISCSDLQGVLVALLTIYIGNHINRKKYLLATNEIGLHLAVGDNLGHDLVIFEKEKIGKLKGNYFDVPPKVVIEVDIKADMTDFPNKADEYIMRKSQKLLDFGVEKLLWIITGAQKVYVINKNDPIWYVVNWSETITMLDDCTLNIKQLLDDEEITY from the coding sequence ATGGTTGCTGAGAAGAAACGTCGTTCATCCACCCGTACTATTCCCTCTGCCCTCATTTATGAAATGTGGGCAGGACAACCCGTGTACTATCGGGGGTACAGGGAGGTGCTGGCGGGAAAAAAAACACTTGAAGAAATTATATCGTGTTCTGATTTACAAGGTGTTTTAGTGGCACTTTTGACTATTTATATAGGCAATCATATCAACCGAAAAAAGTACCTTCTGGCAACAAATGAGATTGGTTTACATCTGGCTGTTGGGGATAATCTGGGCCATGACCTGGTAATTTTTGAGAAAGAAAAAATAGGCAAGCTTAAAGGAAACTATTTTGATGTACCGCCAAAGGTGGTTATCGAGGTAGATATTAAAGCCGACATGACTGACTTTCCTAACAAAGCAGACGAATACATCATGCGTAAATCGCAGAAATTACTCGACTTTGGTGTTGAGAAACTACTCTGGATTATTACAGGCGCACAAAAAGTTTATGTCATCAACAAAAATGACCCAATCTGGTATGTAGTGAACTGGTCAGAAACCATTACCATGCTGGATGACTGCACCCTGAA
- a CDS encoding Ada metal-binding domain-containing protein, protein MIAHSELGPTPFARLRTLVSLIKCKEITLGGHRPSKIYGLLTCRAGKHMKAENRVFFRDETEATEQGFRPCAVCLPTAYKTWKTS, encoded by the coding sequence ATGATAGCGCATAGTGAGTTAGGGCCCACGCCATTTGCCCGGTTGCGCACATTGGTGAGCCTGATTAAATGTAAGGAAATTACACTGGGAGGTCACCGCCCCAGCAAAATTTACGGGTTACTTACCTGCCGGGCGGGCAAACACATGAAGGCCGAAAATAGAGTCTTCTTTCGAGACGAAACTGAAGCTACTGAACAGGGTTTCCGGCCCTGCGCGGTGTGTTTGCCAACCGCCTACAAGACCTGGAAAACAAGCTAA